From a single Mucilaginibacter terrenus genomic region:
- a CDS encoding tetratricopeptide repeat protein, whose product MIKLKYFTLVAPVFLALSAQAQQNPSFHINEVYNSANELLSKQKYASAAEQFRLVERSRLKTSSQAKFETELSLLKENAQYYEALCALELGNDDAESMFLRFIKEHPENPLTKLAFFQIGRSYSKQEKYQEALNWFNKVDAGDLNGAQNTEYKFRKGYAYFMLNDYRNAQALFGEVKNKRSPFLDDATYYYAYIAYLNKDYNVALVNFEKLKNSKKYENSYPYYITAVYFLDKRYDDVLNYAVPILQTTKQQHETEMLRIIGATYFAKGNFDKSVEYYSRFQDQDQNKTQNTQDSYQIGYAYYKVGNYGKAAAELEKLVAQNDNYSQSGNYTLGDVFLKMNNKQSARNAFFAASRLTYDKQLQEDALYEYAKLSYELDFNNEALTATRTYLKNYPRSGRIDEVKTLLGEALLNSRNYKEAVEILEPIPNKSASAQEAYQKVAYYRGLEFYNERAFENAIGIFLRSLNYPVDSKIKALTHYWMAEAMYEVRKYGESVDNFQKFLEMPESKQTDVANFANYALAYAAFGDEQYGTAAKYFERFLQGEPRDKNTENDAISRLGDSYFVLKSYGNALNAYDRIIARQSQGQDYALFQRGIIQGLQGSLDAKISTLNDVLSRFPNSDYADDASFEIAYTYFLKNNGDRAKADLQAMVQKYPRSSYVPRALTTIGLIDYNAGRDDEAVNSFKKVVADYSSSDEAKQALKQVEKIYTDKGDAATFINYAGSTAIGNYSTADQENIMYAAANNLYQRGEWQATVNAVNAYFDKFPNKQIYEKESRYIRAQSLASLGRNDEAIVDYNVILNDWTSAYSEKSLIAMAKLYMGQKKYNDAIVFLKRLETNSEYKADYSFAINNLLYAYGQINMPDDMLKYANLIRDNEKSAQEDVAKTGVYAGRAYLMKADTASAITEFNFTLKNTKSVAAAEAKYNLANIEYQRGKYKASQKTCFELTKEMPNYDYWVAKTYILLADNYAALKDTYQAKATLQSIIENYKGNDDILPTAKQKLAAMMPQKASNLTPAADKPAAADTTGVNKEQ is encoded by the coding sequence ATGATAAAACTGAAATACTTCACCCTGGTTGCACCGGTGTTTCTTGCCCTTTCAGCGCAGGCGCAGCAGAACCCATCTTTCCACATCAACGAGGTTTATAACTCTGCTAATGAATTGCTTAGCAAGCAAAAATACGCTTCAGCCGCAGAGCAGTTCCGCCTGGTGGAGCGGTCGCGCTTAAAAACATCATCACAGGCAAAGTTTGAAACAGAACTCTCTTTACTTAAAGAGAATGCGCAATATTACGAAGCATTATGCGCGTTAGAATTGGGAAATGATGATGCCGAAAGCATGTTTTTACGCTTTATAAAGGAGCATCCCGAAAATCCGCTTACCAAATTGGCGTTCTTCCAGATAGGCCGTTCTTACTCAAAACAGGAGAAATACCAGGAGGCGCTAAACTGGTTTAATAAAGTGGATGCGGGTGATCTCAACGGCGCACAAAACACTGAGTACAAGTTCCGTAAGGGCTATGCTTACTTCATGCTTAATGATTATAGGAACGCCCAGGCACTATTTGGCGAGGTAAAAAACAAACGCTCCCCTTTCCTGGACGATGCCACTTACTACTACGCTTACATTGCATACCTCAACAAGGATTACAATGTAGCGCTGGTAAACTTCGAAAAACTTAAGAATTCCAAAAAGTACGAAAACAGCTATCCTTACTACATCACAGCGGTTTATTTTCTTGATAAAAGGTACGACGATGTACTAAACTATGCTGTACCTATCCTGCAAACCACTAAGCAGCAGCATGAAACAGAGATGCTGCGCATAATAGGTGCTACCTACTTTGCGAAAGGAAATTTCGACAAGTCGGTAGAATATTACAGCCGCTTTCAGGATCAGGATCAAAATAAAACACAGAATACACAAGACAGCTACCAAATTGGCTATGCATACTACAAAGTAGGCAACTACGGTAAAGCGGCTGCCGAACTGGAAAAACTGGTTGCACAGAATGACAACTATAGTCAAAGCGGTAACTACACCCTTGGCGATGTTTTCCTGAAGATGAACAACAAGCAAAGTGCCCGCAACGCATTCTTTGCTGCATCAAGGTTAACGTATGACAAACAGTTACAGGAAGATGCACTGTATGAATATGCAAAACTTTCTTACGAGCTTGACTTTAATAACGAAGCGCTGACCGCCACCCGTACGTATCTAAAGAACTATCCACGATCCGGCCGTATCGACGAGGTGAAGACATTATTGGGCGAGGCTTTGCTGAACTCGCGTAACTATAAAGAAGCCGTAGAAATACTGGAGCCTATACCAAACAAATCTGCAAGTGCGCAGGAAGCTTATCAAAAGGTAGCTTACTATCGTGGCCTGGAATTTTACAATGAACGTGCTTTTGAGAATGCCATCGGAATTTTCTTACGCTCACTAAACTACCCGGTAGATAGCAAGATTAAAGCGCTTACCCACTACTGGATGGCTGAGGCTATGTACGAAGTACGTAAATATGGTGAATCAGTAGATAACTTCCAGAAGTTTTTGGAGATGCCGGAGTCTAAACAGACCGACGTAGCTAACTTTGCCAATTACGCCCTGGCGTACGCTGCCTTTGGTGACGAACAATACGGCACAGCAGCCAAATACTTCGAACGCTTTTTACAGGGCGAACCAAGGGATAAAAACACAGAGAACGACGCGATCAGCCGCCTGGGTGACAGCTATTTTGTACTGAAAAGCTACGGCAACGCGCTAAATGCTTATGACAGGATTATAGCCCGCCAAAGCCAGGGTCAGGACTACGCTTTGTTCCAGCGCGGTATCATACAAGGGTTGCAGGGGTCGCTTGATGCCAAGATCAGCACCTTAAATGATGTGCTGAGCCGCTTTCCGAATTCGGACTATGCAGATGATGCCAGCTTTGAGATAGCTTACACTTATTTCCTAAAGAACAACGGCGACCGTGCAAAGGCAGACTTACAAGCAATGGTTCAAAAGTATCCGCGCAGCAGTTATGTACCGCGTGCGCTTACTACTATTGGCTTGATTGATTATAATGCGGGACGGGACGACGAGGCTGTAAACTCCTTTAAAAAGGTAGTTGCAGATTATTCTTCAAGCGACGAAGCTAAGCAAGCACTTAAACAGGTAGAAAAGATTTACACAGATAAAGGCGACGCCGCAACGTTTATCAATTACGCAGGCAGCACCGCCATTGGCAACTATTCCACTGCCGATCAGGAGAACATCATGTATGCAGCGGCAAATAACCTGTACCAGCGCGGCGAGTGGCAGGCTACTGTAAACGCGGTAAATGCTTACTTTGATAAGTTCCCGAACAAACAGATCTACGAGAAAGAGTCACGCTACATTCGCGCGCAGTCACTTGCCAGCCTTGGCCGTAATGACGAAGCTATTGTAGACTATAACGTGATCCTGAACGACTGGACAAGCGCTTACAGCGAGAAATCGCTTATTGCGATGGCAAAGCTTTACATGGGCCAGAAAAAGTATAATGACGCTATTGTGTTCCTGAAAAGGTTAGAGACCAACTCCGAGTACAAGGCAGATTACTCTTTTGCTATAAATAACCTGTTATACGCTTATGGTCAGATAAACATGCCTGACGATATGCTCAAGTATGCAAATCTCATCCGTGACAACGAGAAATCGGCGCAGGAAGATGTGGCAAAAACAGGTGTCTACGCCGGTCGTGCCTACCTGATGAAAGCGGATACTGCATCAGCCATTACCGAGTTCAACTTTACTTTAAAAAACACCAAGAGCGTAGCAGCAGCCGAAGCCAAATACAACCTGGCTAATATTGAGTACCAGCGCGGCAAATACAAGGCATCACAAAAAACCTGCTTCGAGCTTACCAAGGAAATGCCAAACTATGACTACTGGGTAGCAAAAACCTACATCTTGCTTGCAGATAATTACGCTGCTCTTAAAGATACGTACCAGGCAAAAGCCACGCTGCAGAGTATAATTGAGAATTATAAGGGCAACGACGACATATTGCCTACTGCCAAACAGAAACTAGCCGCAATGATGCCGCAAAAAGCATCAAACTTAACGCCGGCAGCCGACAAACCTGCCGCTGCTGATACAACAGGAGTTAACAAAGAACAATAG